A part of Paraburkholderia azotifigens genomic DNA contains:
- a CDS encoding PLP-dependent aminotransferase family protein: protein MARTAGIAEIPSIGTLDRAAGNLSRQVAQALREAVRNGDVLPGDALPSTRLLAESLQIARGTVIEAYEQLIAEGFLESKGGAGTRVAQALAEPQHTRGPRVPPAPRRRNIVRPGLPEPAAAFAQIAREFRPLPPVPFAISVPVGLTAPADIWRRLGNRLRAKGPGAPAGYTDPLGALPLREAIAGYVRKSRSVRCEPGQVIVTSGTQQGLFLACQVLLGSHDQAWVENPAYRGVTAILESTGHRDTMIRVPVDADGLDVEAGIRMAPRARAAFVTPSHQYPLGMPMSMARRSALLAWARASHAWVVEDDYDSELRYQGYPFPSLQGLDPDRVIYLGTFSKILFPSLRLGYVIVPDDLVDAFCGARVLMDRHPPNADQHVLAAFMAEGHLERHIRKVRNVYFDHREQLIEKLATLLPGKVAWVEPGDQGMHLVLWLAKGIDDRKVVELAAQAGVAVRAVSPMFAPGTARPGLILGFGGFSSAQMNAALQRLAAVIVEASASVRRSLRRRAP from the coding sequence ATGGCGAGAACGGCCGGAATCGCGGAAATTCCGTCGATTGGCACCCTGGATCGCGCGGCGGGCAATCTGAGCCGTCAGGTCGCGCAGGCTTTGCGGGAAGCAGTGCGCAATGGCGATGTCCTGCCCGGCGATGCGTTGCCGTCCACACGCTTGCTGGCGGAATCGCTGCAGATCGCGCGCGGGACGGTCATCGAGGCCTATGAGCAGCTGATCGCCGAAGGTTTCCTGGAGTCGAAAGGGGGCGCCGGAACACGCGTTGCGCAGGCGCTCGCCGAGCCGCAACACACACGCGGACCACGCGTGCCGCCTGCGCCCCGCCGCCGGAACATCGTCCGGCCTGGTCTGCCTGAGCCGGCGGCGGCATTTGCGCAGATCGCGCGGGAGTTCAGACCGCTTCCGCCCGTGCCCTTTGCCATTTCCGTCCCTGTCGGCCTGACGGCGCCTGCCGACATCTGGCGCCGGCTCGGCAACCGGCTGCGTGCAAAAGGGCCCGGCGCGCCGGCCGGTTATACCGACCCGCTCGGCGCGTTACCGCTTCGCGAGGCGATTGCCGGCTACGTCCGGAAGTCGCGCTCCGTGCGTTGCGAACCGGGTCAGGTCATCGTGACGAGCGGCACGCAGCAGGGTCTCTTTCTGGCGTGTCAGGTGTTGCTCGGTTCGCATGACCAGGCATGGGTGGAAAACCCCGCCTATCGCGGCGTGACAGCAATCCTGGAGAGTACGGGTCATCGCGATACGATGATTCGCGTACCCGTCGACGCAGACGGCCTCGACGTCGAAGCCGGCATCCGGATGGCGCCTCGCGCGCGGGCCGCGTTCGTCACGCCGTCGCATCAGTATCCGTTGGGGATGCCGATGAGCATGGCCCGGAGAAGCGCTCTGCTCGCGTGGGCGCGGGCCAGCCACGCATGGGTGGTCGAGGACGACTACGACAGCGAATTGCGATACCAGGGCTATCCGTTTCCGTCGCTTCAGGGCCTGGATCCCGATCGGGTGATCTATCTCGGCACGTTCAGCAAGATTCTGTTTCCGTCGCTGCGGCTGGGTTATGTGATCGTGCCGGATGATCTCGTCGATGCATTCTGCGGTGCGCGCGTACTGATGGACCGCCATCCGCCCAACGCCGATCAGCACGTGCTGGCCGCTTTCATGGCCGAGGGTCATCTGGAACGGCACATTCGCAAGGTTCGCAATGTGTACTTCGATCATCGCGAGCAGTTGATCGAGAAGCTCGCTACGCTGCTTCCCGGCAAAGTGGCGTGGGTGGAGCCGGGCGATCAGGGCATGCATCTCGTCCTATGGCTCGCGAAAGGCATCGACGACCGGAAAGTCGTCGAGTTGGCGGCGCAAGCGGGAGTCGCGGTGCGTGCGGTGTCGCCGATGTTTGCGCCGGGAACCGCGCGTCCCGGTCTGATTCTGGGATTCGGAGGATTCAGCAGCGCGCAGATGAACGCGGCGTTGCAACGCCTTGCGGCGGTTATCGTCGAAGCGTCGGCTTCGGTGCGTCGAAGCTTGCGGCGACGTGCGCCGTGA
- the dapA gene encoding 4-hydroxy-tetrahydrodipicolinate synthase: MYSGIWLPLVTPFRSGEVDIEALQALTDHYARTGIAGIVALGTTGEAALLSDIERVTVLQAISDVVDGRLPVLVGVGGMDTREFVHEIRRFERWDVAGFLVSAPAYVCPDQAGIAWHFEQIARETERPIVLYDVPHRTGVLIDPETVGRLAERDNIVAIKACASRHFDALCKLPINVLCGTDEAFLDCLATGGHGGILASAHVCADLLVEIQSLMQAQEEQTARRVFGQLKPVLRLLFAAPNPSAIKAMLSIEGRIANEVRMPITPASSALVEQLEHAHETLRTLRAELAANV; the protein is encoded by the coding sequence ATGTACTCGGGAATCTGGCTTCCACTCGTCACACCGTTCCGTTCAGGTGAAGTCGATATCGAAGCGCTGCAGGCGCTGACCGATCATTACGCACGCACGGGCATTGCCGGCATCGTCGCGCTAGGCACGACGGGCGAAGCTGCGCTGCTCTCCGACATCGAGCGCGTGACGGTTCTGCAGGCCATCAGCGACGTCGTCGATGGTCGCTTGCCCGTGCTGGTCGGTGTCGGCGGGATGGATACGCGCGAATTCGTGCACGAGATCCGGCGCTTCGAACGATGGGACGTGGCAGGCTTCCTCGTCTCGGCGCCCGCGTACGTCTGCCCCGACCAGGCAGGTATCGCATGGCATTTCGAACAGATCGCGCGCGAAACCGAACGGCCCATCGTGCTCTACGACGTACCGCACCGAACAGGCGTATTGATCGATCCGGAGACGGTCGGGCGGCTCGCCGAACGCGACAACATCGTGGCCATCAAGGCATGTGCGAGCCGCCACTTCGACGCGCTCTGCAAACTGCCCATCAACGTGCTGTGCGGCACGGACGAGGCTTTCCTCGATTGCCTCGCGACGGGCGGCCACGGCGGCATTCTCGCGAGCGCGCATGTCTGCGCGGATCTGCTCGTCGAGATTCAGTCGCTGATGCAGGCGCAAGAAGAGCAGACGGCGCGCCGGGTTTTCGGGCAGCTGAAGCCGGTTCTCAGGCTATTGTTCGCGGCGCCCAATCCGTCGGCGATCAAGGCAATGCTGTCGATCGAAGGCCGCATCGCCAATGAAGTGCGCATGCCCATTACGCCGGCCTCGAGCGCGCTCGTCGAACAGCTCGAGCACGCACACGAGACGCTGCGCACGTTGCGTGCGGAACTCGCGGCCAACGTCTGA
- a CDS encoding MOSC and FAD-binding oxidoreductase domain-containing protein, whose product MARLLSVNVGLPRDVEWKGRTVHTGIWKEPLNRRCWAARLNLDGDGQGDLAGHGGEHRAVFVYQTESARFWKEQLQWPDVVYGQFGENFTVEGMADSDVCIGDRYRIGDALFEVTQPRVTCYRVGIRVNEPRMAALLTSSGRPGFYFRVLKEGEVGAGDEIVKVDEAGERMTVTEINALLYSPHHPRDRLERALRIDALSSGWKRSFEALLRDSVTGMTGGNAGLAPASASYPAAPGFHPLKVVSIVDESADVVSFTLQRADGLPLPLAKAGQYVVLRLSQGSGERPLYRSYSLSNGPSALEYRISVKFEEGGAAAAYLRDRVRAGDVIDVSTPRGSFVLLQGTSPVVLLSAGIGATPVLAMLNALSSQRSTRQIWWLHAARDGQHHPFDAEARQLADALAHCRRYVCFSKPDATRDRKGEQYTETGHISQATLAGAGIPAEADVYLCGPSRFMADMQTALTNLGFAKRQVHSEIFSGLESMNPGIVGNTIRAPHLPEKHGASGAVVSFARSGINVHWDGSAYQSILELAEACDVPVRWACRTGVCHNCESGLISGSVAYGPEPLDKPANGNLLICCSQPVGDTVIDL is encoded by the coding sequence ATGGCTCGGCTACTGTCAGTGAATGTTGGACTTCCACGCGATGTCGAATGGAAAGGCCGCACGGTTCATACCGGCATCTGGAAGGAGCCGCTCAACAGGCGTTGCTGGGCGGCGCGGCTGAATCTGGACGGAGACGGGCAGGGCGATCTCGCTGGCCACGGGGGCGAGCATCGTGCCGTATTCGTCTACCAGACGGAATCGGCACGTTTCTGGAAGGAGCAGTTGCAGTGGCCTGACGTTGTCTATGGCCAATTCGGCGAGAACTTCACGGTTGAAGGCATGGCCGATAGCGACGTATGCATTGGCGACCGGTATCGAATCGGCGATGCGCTGTTTGAGGTGACGCAACCTCGGGTGACCTGCTACCGCGTGGGTATTCGCGTCAATGAGCCGCGTATGGCGGCTTTGCTGACATCGAGCGGGCGGCCGGGATTTTACTTTCGCGTGTTGAAGGAAGGTGAGGTCGGGGCAGGCGATGAAATCGTGAAGGTGGACGAAGCCGGCGAGCGTATGACGGTCACGGAGATCAATGCGCTACTGTATTCGCCGCATCATCCTCGCGACCGCCTCGAGCGGGCGCTCCGTATCGACGCGCTCTCGTCAGGGTGGAAGCGGTCGTTCGAGGCATTGTTGCGCGACTCCGTTACGGGCATGACGGGTGGCAACGCCGGACTCGCGCCCGCCTCCGCTAGCTATCCCGCCGCGCCCGGATTCCATCCACTCAAGGTCGTGTCGATTGTCGACGAGTCGGCGGACGTCGTCTCGTTCACGCTTCAGCGAGCGGACGGCCTGCCATTGCCGCTGGCGAAAGCCGGCCAGTATGTCGTGTTGCGTCTTTCGCAAGGCAGCGGAGAACGGCCGCTCTATCGCAGCTACTCGCTCTCCAATGGTCCGTCGGCGCTGGAATACAGGATCAGTGTCAAGTTCGAAGAGGGTGGAGCAGCCGCCGCTTATCTGCGCGATCGCGTGCGTGCCGGTGATGTAATCGACGTCAGCACGCCCCGTGGAAGTTTCGTGCTATTGCAGGGCACGAGCCCCGTCGTCCTGCTCAGCGCGGGTATCGGCGCGACGCCCGTTCTCGCGATGCTGAATGCGCTGTCGTCGCAACGCTCGACGCGGCAGATCTGGTGGCTGCACGCGGCTCGCGATGGGCAGCATCATCCCTTCGATGCCGAAGCGCGGCAGCTTGCGGATGCGCTTGCGCATTGCCGTCGCTATGTCTGCTTCAGCAAGCCCGACGCCACGCGTGACAGGAAAGGTGAACAATACACAGAGACGGGGCATATTTCACAAGCGACGTTGGCGGGCGCCGGTATTCCGGCGGAAGCAGATGTATATCTTTGCGGACCGTCCCGCTTCATGGCCGATATGCAGACTGCACTGACGAATCTCGGATTTGCAAAAAGGCAAGTACACAGCGAAATATTCAGCGGCCTGGAGTCGATGAATCCGGGGATCGTCGGCAATACTATTCGTGCGCCGCATCTGCCGGAAAAGCACGGCGCTTCGGGTGCAGTCGTGTCTTTTGCGCGCAGCGGGATCAATGTGCACTGGGACGGTTCGGCTTATCAAAGCATCCTCGAACTGGCGGAAGCATGCGACGTCCCCGTGCGTTGGGCATGCCGCACGGGCGTGTGTCACAACTGCGAAAGCGGCTTGATCTCGGGGTCGGTAGCGTACGGTCCGGAGCCGCTCGACAAGCCCGCTAATGGCAACCTGCTCATCTGCTGCTCGCAACCTGTTGGTGACACGGTGATCGATCTTTGA
- a CDS encoding LysR family transcriptional regulator, which yields MRDTPLSFKSFITMTVIIENDFRHFDLNLLLTFRALFEERSVTRAAQRLFLGQPAVSGALKRLREAFGDELFVRTSRGIAPTPRALELARQIEPFLQSLHQVLTQPPVFEPAIARRVFRIGLSDSLEVLTTPEIMDRLSTTAPNVKLIARPTDSTRAAAMLDEGEIELAVGVFPECVQWQRRRPLFQWSFVSVFNPRLVKTRRKRLSMEEFLRYRHVLTSFSAGLNGFVDERLELEGLKRNVVFSSASFATSPFIVRRTPAIATVPDFIGRVWCDALDLAMSPLPFDVPAYEVSLMWSAARDQDPGLAWLAQLFTETFQRSVAARAS from the coding sequence ATGCGTGACACGCCTTTATCATTCAAATCGTTCATTACGATGACTGTCATCATTGAAAATGATTTCAGGCATTTCGACCTGAACCTGCTTCTGACCTTCCGCGCACTGTTCGAAGAGCGCAGCGTCACGCGCGCGGCGCAGCGGCTCTTTCTCGGCCAGCCTGCCGTGAGCGGCGCGCTCAAACGCTTGCGCGAGGCGTTCGGCGATGAACTGTTCGTGCGCACGTCGCGCGGCATCGCGCCTACCCCGCGCGCACTTGAACTGGCCCGGCAGATCGAGCCGTTTCTTCAGTCGCTGCACCAGGTGCTGACCCAGCCGCCCGTGTTCGAGCCGGCAATCGCGCGACGCGTGTTCCGCATCGGCTTGAGCGATTCGCTGGAGGTGTTGACCACGCCGGAAATCATGGATCGCCTGAGCACCACGGCGCCCAATGTGAAGCTGATCGCGCGCCCCACTGATTCGACGCGCGCGGCCGCCATGCTCGACGAGGGCGAGATAGAACTCGCGGTCGGCGTATTTCCGGAATGTGTGCAGTGGCAGCGCCGCAGGCCGCTATTTCAGTGGAGCTTCGTGAGCGTCTTTAACCCGCGCCTCGTCAAAACACGCCGAAAGCGTCTGTCGATGGAGGAATTCCTGCGCTATCGACACGTGCTGACGTCGTTCAGTGCCGGCCTGAATGGATTCGTCGACGAGCGGCTGGAGCTGGAAGGACTGAAGCGCAATGTGGTGTTCTCCAGCGCGAGCTTCGCCACGAGTCCGTTCATCGTGCGGCGCACGCCTGCGATTGCGACGGTGCCTGATTTTATCGGCCGCGTCTGGTGCGACGCCCTGGATTTGGCGATGAGTCCGCTGCCATTCGATGTACCGGCCTACGAGGTCTCGCTGATGTGGTCCGCGGCGCGGGATCAGGATCCGGGGCTCGCATGGCTGGCCCAGTTGTTCACTGAAACGTTTCAGCGGAGTGTGGCCGCACGCGCCTCCTGA
- a CDS encoding antibiotic biosynthesis monooxygenase family protein has product MYSSAFIFKAGLYDEEFHRLDQSIADIARAIPGYLRKESWENADSGLIQNIYYWESEEALLQLISHPAHLEAKSKQTRWLDGYRVVIAKVVRQYGDDRLVA; this is encoded by the coding sequence ATGTACTCTTCCGCCTTCATTTTCAAAGCCGGTCTGTACGACGAGGAATTCCATCGGCTCGACCAGTCGATCGCCGATATCGCGCGCGCGATTCCCGGCTATCTGCGCAAGGAGAGCTGGGAAAATGCCGACTCGGGTTTGATCCAGAACATCTACTACTGGGAATCCGAAGAAGCGCTGCTGCAGTTGATAAGCCATCCGGCACACCTCGAAGCGAAGTCGAAGCAGACGCGCTGGCTGGACGGCTACCGGGTGGTTATCGCGAAAGTCGTCCGCCAATATGGCGACGACAGGCTTGTGGCCTGA
- the flhD gene encoding flagellar transcriptional regulator FlhD, with product MDRSSEVIEQIREINLSYIMLAQRMLREDKAVGMFRLGLSSQVAEILAGLSLAQIVKLAGSEQLLCSFRFNDQAILSALTHTSKHAEVAATHAALLLAGQPATQFG from the coding sequence ATGGACCGTAGCAGCGAAGTGATCGAACAAATCCGCGAAATCAATCTGTCGTACATCATGCTTGCGCAACGGATGCTCCGCGAAGACAAAGCGGTCGGCATGTTCCGGTTGGGTCTCTCGTCGCAAGTGGCCGAAATTCTCGCCGGGCTGTCGCTCGCGCAGATCGTCAAGCTGGCAGGTTCCGAGCAGCTTCTTTGTTCTTTCCGCTTCAACGACCAGGCAATCCTGTCGGCCCTGACGCATACCTCGAAGCATGCAGAAGTGGCCGCCACGCACGCCGCCCTCCTGCTGGCCGGCCAGCCCGCAACGCAATTCGGTTGA
- a CDS encoding FMN-binding negative transcriptional regulator has product MYVPDHFNESDIEVLHASIAQHPFGMLITHGRSGLDANHLPFELAAGEGELGVLHAHVARANPVWQDVANGDEVLAVFRAGDAYISPTWYPSKHEAHKQVPTWNYIVVHAYGRVTVRDDERFVRGVVGRLTRTHEASQPQPWKMADAPKDYIDTLLKSIVGLEIEITRLVGKSKLSQNKEARDIRGAGEALKARENAHIGDAMLARLMDEAQ; this is encoded by the coding sequence ATGTACGTACCCGACCATTTCAACGAATCCGATATCGAAGTCCTGCACGCAAGCATTGCGCAACATCCGTTCGGCATGCTGATAACACATGGCAGAAGCGGTCTGGATGCCAATCACCTGCCGTTCGAACTGGCAGCGGGTGAAGGCGAACTGGGCGTGCTGCACGCGCATGTCGCGCGGGCCAATCCCGTCTGGCAGGATGTCGCAAACGGCGACGAGGTGCTGGCTGTCTTTCGCGCGGGAGACGCCTATATTTCCCCGACCTGGTATCCGAGCAAGCACGAAGCGCACAAGCAGGTGCCGACCTGGAATTACATCGTCGTCCACGCTTATGGGCGCGTGACGGTTCGCGATGACGAGCGGTTCGTGCGCGGTGTGGTCGGCCGGCTGACTCGCACGCACGAAGCGTCACAACCGCAACCGTGGAAGATGGCCGACGCGCCGAAGGACTATATCGACACGCTGCTCAAATCGATCGTCGGCCTGGAGATCGAGATCACGCGGCTGGTCGGCAAAAGCAAGCTGAGCCAGAACAAGGAAGCGCGCGATATTCGAGGCGCCGGCGAAGCGCTGAAGGCACGTGAGAACGCGCATATCGGCGATGCGATGCTTGCCCGGCTGATGGACGAGGCGCAATAG
- a CDS encoding LysR family transcriptional regulator, with translation MDRFEAMSVYVRVVETGSLSAAARAIPMSLTSVSRHIAALEEQFGAQLLRRTTRNLAMTDEGRILYDRAKSILGEVDELGSALSAGRGKLSGRLRIAAPNLLGRLLIAPLLPRFLAQHPDVAVDLMLVDRVVNLVEEGLHLAVRVGRLPDSSLVARKLDDIEMVVCAAPSYLAQRGTPRKPDDLRQHDCLVFSDASGPVDWRFQSGATRTRVSVTGRLWMNSLDALVSAALEGAGIVRAPAWQVAAHIEAGRLQPVLDRFAPPATPVHVLFEQTKLASPKIRTFVEYLVDQWRRV, from the coding sequence ATGGACCGCTTTGAAGCGATGAGTGTCTACGTGCGCGTCGTGGAGACGGGAAGCCTGTCCGCGGCGGCGCGCGCCATTCCGATGTCGTTGACGTCGGTCAGCCGGCATATCGCGGCGCTCGAAGAGCAGTTCGGCGCGCAACTGCTCCGTCGCACCACGCGCAACCTCGCGATGACGGACGAAGGGCGCATTCTCTACGACCGCGCGAAGTCGATACTCGGCGAAGTGGACGAGCTGGGCAGCGCGCTGTCGGCGGGGCGGGGGAAACTGTCGGGGCGGCTGCGGATTGCCGCGCCGAACCTGCTTGGCAGGCTTCTGATCGCGCCGTTGTTGCCGCGTTTTCTTGCTCAACATCCGGACGTGGCTGTCGATCTCATGCTCGTCGATCGCGTCGTCAATCTCGTCGAGGAAGGCTTGCATCTCGCCGTGCGCGTGGGACGTCTGCCGGATTCGAGCCTCGTTGCGCGCAAGCTCGATGACATCGAAATGGTCGTGTGCGCGGCGCCGTCGTATCTGGCGCAGCGCGGCACGCCTCGCAAGCCAGACGATCTGCGCCAGCACGATTGCCTGGTTTTCTCCGACGCGTCCGGGCCCGTGGACTGGCGCTTTCAGTCGGGTGCGACGCGCACGCGCGTCAGCGTGACGGGGCGTTTGTGGATGAATAGCCTCGACGCGCTGGTGTCGGCAGCGCTCGAAGGCGCGGGCATCGTGCGCGCGCCTGCGTGGCAGGTCGCCGCGCATATCGAAGCGGGGCGGCTGCAACCCGTGCTCGACCGGTTTGCGCCGCCCGCGACGCCCGTACACGTGCTGTTCGAACAGACGAAGCTGGCGTCGCCGAAGATCAGGACGTTCGTCGAATATCTCGTCGATCAATGGCGCCGCGTGTGA
- the flhC gene encoding flagellar transcriptional regulator FlhC yields MSKKSLSEDAQEVFRAIALIELGARMQVLESELTLSRDRMIRLYREVKGVSPPKGMLPFSADWYTTWLANIHASLFYNTYRFLRDEAHCSHLDALTKGYRLYLEHCHHNQTEPVLDLTRAWTLVRFFDADILQLTPCCRCSGKFIAHKHDLQHNVVCDACQPPSRAGKTKKAAAAKRDAQPQIVEVSPAANDVETVETVALVETMAAVAPGVFEEAVLAA; encoded by the coding sequence ATGTCGAAGAAAAGCCTCAGCGAAGATGCACAGGAAGTGTTCCGCGCGATCGCGCTAATTGAACTGGGCGCGCGCATGCAGGTACTGGAGAGCGAACTGACGCTCTCGCGCGATCGCATGATCCGTCTGTATCGCGAAGTGAAGGGTGTCTCTCCGCCCAAGGGCATGCTGCCGTTCTCGGCGGACTGGTACACGACGTGGCTCGCGAACATTCACGCTTCGCTGTTCTACAACACGTACCGTTTTCTGCGGGACGAAGCGCATTGCTCACATCTGGACGCGCTGACCAAGGGCTACCGCCTGTATCTCGAACATTGCCACCACAACCAGACGGAACCTGTGCTCGACCTGACGCGCGCGTGGACGCTGGTGCGTTTCTTCGATGCCGACATCCTGCAACTGACGCCTTGCTGCCGTTGCAGCGGCAAGTTCATCGCCCACAAGCACGACTTGCAGCACAACGTCGTGTGCGATGCGTGCCAGCCGCCGTCGCGCGCCGGCAAGACGAAGAAGGCCGCTGCCGCGAAACGCGACGCGCAACCGCAGATCGTCGAAGTGAGTCCCGCCGCCAACGACGTCGAAACCGTTGAGACGGTCGCACTTGTCGAGACTATGGCTGCCGTTGCACCTGGCGTCTTCGAGGAAGCCGTATTGGCAGCGTGA
- a CDS encoding catalase family peroxidase, which yields MSDAPAQSPSTTAAAGDDYGPLANQIVDIFYKIYGNHPGFRVNHAKGIVAEGSFVATPAAAAWSRAALFDGTRIPFTVRFSNDGGFPAIPDAAPGNIKGMAVKFHLPGGANVDIVMLAVKTFPMATGEGFRDLLMAISESPEGAPRPTSLDVFAASHPTVAASFDSAGTPKSFASEQYYGLNAFIFVDKAGRRQPVRYIMSPEEIAYLTADEAAGQPLDFLVDDLPWRIAKQPVVFHLTAQLAEPGDQTNDPSQPWPAHRQVVNLGVLTLHKVLADSREVQKDLLFLPTSLVDGIELSDDRMPLIRTAVYGVAFARRAR from the coding sequence ATGAGCGATGCACCGGCCCAAAGCCCGTCAACCACGGCAGCAGCCGGCGACGACTATGGCCCGCTTGCAAACCAGATCGTCGACATCTTCTATAAGATCTACGGAAATCATCCGGGCTTCCGCGTCAATCACGCGAAAGGCATCGTCGCCGAAGGCAGCTTCGTGGCCACGCCGGCGGCGGCGGCATGGAGCCGCGCCGCGCTATTCGATGGCACGCGCATTCCCTTCACCGTGCGCTTTTCGAACGACGGCGGCTTTCCCGCCATCCCGGACGCGGCCCCGGGCAACATCAAGGGCATGGCCGTCAAGTTTCATCTACCCGGCGGGGCCAACGTCGACATCGTGATGCTGGCGGTAAAGACCTTCCCGATGGCGACGGGAGAAGGGTTCCGCGATCTGCTAATGGCGATCAGCGAGAGTCCCGAAGGTGCACCCAGGCCGACCAGCCTGGACGTATTCGCCGCGAGCCATCCTACCGTGGCCGCGTCGTTCGATTCCGCAGGCACGCCGAAGAGCTTTGCCAGCGAGCAGTACTACGGCCTCAACGCCTTTATCTTCGTCGACAAGGCCGGACGCAGGCAGCCGGTGCGGTACATCATGTCCCCGGAAGAAATCGCCTATCTGACTGCCGACGAGGCCGCCGGACAACCGCTCGATTTTCTTGTCGACGACCTGCCGTGGCGCATCGCAAAGCAGCCGGTCGTATTCCATCTCACGGCTCAGCTTGCCGAACCCGGCGACCAGACCAACGATCCAAGCCAGCCGTGGCCCGCTCATCGTCAAGTCGTGAATCTCGGCGTACTGACGCTGCACAAGGTTCTTGCCGACAGCCGGGAGGTGCAGAAAGATTTGCTGTTCCTCCCGACCAGCCTCGTCGATGGAATCGAGCTTTCGGACGACAGGATGCCGCTCATCAGGACCGCGGTGTACGGCGTCGCGTTCGCGCGGCGCGCGCGGTGA
- a CDS encoding SDR family oxidoreductase codes for MMTVIVMNDLNDKGVSRILSLRERGDTRCDGEPACVPFIDRSSDMNWQDQKAVVLGGSSGIGLATVSWLAAAGASVVAVGRSQEKLNKALDGLGGRGDVVGEALDCSDRAALDRFFARVGSIDHLVLTLSGGEGAGQFSELDLTALRRGFEAKFWPQLEAAQAGLPVLHRGGSLTFVTAISARIANPGTAGLGAINGALESMIGTLARELAPLRVNAVSPGVIDTEWWDKVPVSVKTALFMQQAETLPVRRVGKAEDVAHALRFLMENTFMTGAVIECDGGLRLL; via the coding sequence ATGATGACAGTCATCGTAATGAACGATTTGAATGATAAAGGCGTGTCACGCATTCTATCTCTACGGGAGCGCGGCGACACGCGATGCGATGGCGAACCGGCCTGCGTCCCATTCATCGACAGGAGCAGCGATATGAACTGGCAAGATCAAAAAGCCGTCGTGCTGGGCGGTTCTTCGGGCATTGGATTAGCAACGGTGTCGTGGCTGGCCGCTGCCGGCGCGAGCGTTGTCGCGGTCGGCCGCAGTCAGGAAAAACTCAACAAGGCGCTCGACGGCCTCGGCGGACGCGGGGATGTCGTCGGCGAAGCACTCGACTGCAGCGACCGCGCCGCGCTCGATCGTTTCTTCGCTCGCGTGGGCTCGATCGATCACCTGGTGCTGACGCTCTCCGGCGGCGAAGGCGCCGGCCAGTTCAGCGAACTGGATCTGACGGCCCTGCGTCGCGGCTTCGAGGCCAAGTTCTGGCCGCAACTCGAAGCGGCGCAGGCCGGCCTCCCGGTCCTTCACCGCGGCGGCAGCCTGACGTTCGTGACGGCCATCTCCGCTCGCATTGCCAATCCTGGCACGGCCGGCCTCGGCGCCATCAACGGTGCGCTCGAAAGCATGATCGGCACGCTCGCACGTGAACTTGCGCCGCTGCGCGTCAACGCCGTTTCGCCGGGTGTGATCGATACCGAGTGGTGGGACAAAGTACCCGTTAGCGTCAAGACAGCGCTGTTCATGCAGCAAGCTGAAACGCTTCCGGTCAGACGTGTCGGCAAGGCGGAAGACGTCGCGCACGCGCTCCGGTTTCTGATGGAAAACACCTTCATGACGGGAGCCGTCATCGAATGTGACGGAGGTTTGCGGCTGCTTTGA